A DNA window from Massilia putida contains the following coding sequences:
- a CDS encoding histidine phosphatase family protein: protein MDQKWPQEIWLVRHGQSAGNVARDAAEAAAGLRIDIAERDVDVPLSELGVRQSQALSSWFAALPPDGQPNVVLHSPYVRAAETANILMQRLNRDELLAVHADERLREKEFGILDRLTVRGIAEKYPELHEQRHHVGKFYFRPPGGESWCDVILRLRSVLDTMTREYPRERVLIVAHQVIVNCFRYLLERMDEATILAQDRAGDVPNCSVTSYAFDPTLGKRGKLAVRLVNFVAPLEATGTPVTAAKDQPTAAKA, encoded by the coding sequence ATGGATCAGAAGTGGCCTCAAGAAATCTGGCTCGTCAGGCATGGACAAAGCGCCGGCAATGTCGCGCGCGATGCCGCCGAGGCCGCGGCCGGGCTGCGCATCGACATCGCCGAACGCGACGTCGACGTGCCCCTGTCCGAGCTGGGCGTGCGTCAGTCGCAGGCATTGTCGAGCTGGTTCGCCGCGCTGCCGCCCGACGGCCAGCCGAACGTCGTGCTGCACTCGCCGTACGTGCGCGCGGCCGAGACGGCCAACATCCTGATGCAGCGCTTAAACCGCGACGAGCTGCTGGCCGTGCATGCCGACGAACGCCTGCGCGAAAAGGAGTTCGGCATCCTCGACCGCCTGACCGTGCGCGGCATCGCCGAGAAATATCCCGAGCTGCACGAGCAACGCCACCACGTCGGCAAGTTCTATTTCCGCCCGCCCGGCGGCGAGAGCTGGTGCGACGTCATCCTGCGCCTGCGCAGCGTCCTCGACACGATGACGCGCGAGTACCCGCGCGAGCGCGTGCTGATCGTCGCGCACCAGGTCATCGTCAATTGCTTCCGCTACCTGCTGGAGCGGATGGACGAGGCGACGATCCTCGCGCAGGACCGCGCCGGCGACGTGCCGAACTGCTCGGTCACCTCCTATGCCTTCGATCCCACGCTGGGCAAGCGCGGCAAGCTGGCTGTCCGCCTGGTCAATTTCGTCGC